A genome region from Gadus chalcogrammus isolate NIFS_2021 chromosome 7, NIFS_Gcha_1.0, whole genome shotgun sequence includes the following:
- the LOC130386393 gene encoding solute carrier family 22 member 6-like — protein MGFADLLEQVGSTGRFQVVHTLLLCLPVLMMASHNLLQNFVAGVPPHFCSAHTNLSASTRMSAAEKLRITVPIDANGSPEQCRRYESPQWHLLANNGSRDPEVWEDSEQAALRGCDDGWTYDERERSSSIISEWHLVCSLRSLKSMGQTVYMGGVLVGAGVFGALADHFGRRVLLTMCYLLMAVSGTCAAFSPSFSLFCLFRFMCGMALSGAGLNGFSLIVEWIPTRVRTVVGTGTGYFYTMGQLLLALVAYFIRDWRWLTFAVSLPFYVAFLYSWWLLESSRWLALKNKPEQAVKNLRAVARYNGRRADGKKIDVEVVQSSMKKEMSGCKSSYTSLDLFRTPTMRKMTVCLSAVWFATSFAYYGLSMDLQKFGVDIYLIQVIFGAVDFPAKVIINITMSYCGRRLSQCGGIVLAGITILSNLFVPYDKQMLRTCLAVIGKGCLAASFNCCFLWSGELYPTILRQSGLGWVSMMARLGAMAAPLVLLLGEYVTWLPGFVFGLVPLLSGIAALLLPETLNTPLPDTIQDVEDRGTGRVSKTEKKEAIFLQDNADHLLKQTS, from the exons ATGGGTTTCGCCGACCTCTTGGAGCAGGTGGGCAGCACGGGGCGCTTCCAGGTTGTGCACACCCTCCTGCTGTGCCTCCCCGTGCTCATGATGGCGAGTCACAACCTGCTACAAAACTTCGTGGCCGGGGTGCCCCCCCACTTCTGCAGCGCGCACACGAACCTCTCCGCTTCCACGCGGATGAGCGCGGCAGAGAAGCTGCGCATAACAGTGCCAATTGATGCAAACGGATCTCCGGAGCAATGCCGGCGTTACGAGTCGCCACAGTGGCATCTGCTGGCCAACAACGGAAGCAGAGATCCCGAGGTGTGGGAAGACTCGGAACAGGCGGCCCTTCGGGGCTGCGACGACGGGTGGACTTacgatgagagggagagaagctcCAGCATTATTTCAGAG TGGCATCTGGTGTGCAGCCTGCGCTCCCTTAAGTCAATGGGACAGACTGTGTACATGGGGGGCGTGCTCGTGGGAGCGGGGGTCTTCGGAGCACTGGCCGACCA CTTTGGGCGGCGGGTCCTACTGACCATGTGCTACCTGCTGATGGCCGTGAGCGGGACGTGTGccgccttctccccctccttctccctcttctgcCTCTTCCGCTTCATGTGTGGCATGGCTCTGTCGGGAGCCGGGCTCAACGGCTTCTCACTCA TCGTGGAATGGATTCCGACTCGCGTGCGGACGGTGGTTGGCACGGGGACAGGCTACTTCTACACCATGGGCCAGCTGCTCCTGGCGTTGGTGGCCTACTTCATCAGGGACTGGCGCTGGCTGACCTTTGCTGTGTCCTTGCCCTTCTATGTGGCCTTCCTGTACTCCTG GTGGCTCCTTGAATCTTCACGATGGCTGGCGCTGAAAAATAAGCCGGAGCAGGCCGTCAAAAACCTAAGAGCAGTGGCGCGCTACAATGGTCGCCGAGCCGATGGAAAGAAGATTGACGTGGAG GTGGTGCAGTCGTCCATGAAGAAGGAGATGTCCGGGTGCAAGAGCTCCTACACCAGCCTGGACCTGTTCCGCACCCCCACCATGAGGAAGATGACAGTGTGCCTAAGCGCCGTCTG GTTCGCCACTAGCTTTGCCTACTACGGCCTATCCATGGACCTCCAGAAGTTTGGTGTGGACATCTACCTGATTCAGGTGATATTCGGTGCTGTGGACTTCCCCGCCAAGGTGATCATCAACATCACAATGAGCTACTGCGGTCGCCGGCTCTCGCAGTGTGGGGGCATTGTCCTGGCTGGCATCACCATTCTGTCCAACCTGTTTGTGCCTTACG ATAAACAGATGCTGCGAACATGTCTAGCCGTGATTGGAAAGGGCTGTCTGGCCGCGTCCTTCAACTGCTGCTTCCTGTGGTCAGGGGAGCTGTACCCCACTATCCTACG acAGTCAGGTCTGGGCTGGGTCAGCATGATGGCACGGCTGGGAGCCATGGCGGCTCCGTTGGTGCTCCTGCTAGGGGAGTATGTCACCTGGCTCCCAGGCTTCGTCTTCGGCCTAGTTCCTCTCCTGAGTGGCATTGCAGCCTTGTTACTGCCCGAGACCCTGAACACCCCACTGCCAGACACCATACAGGATGTAGAGGATAG GGGGACTGGAAGAGTCTCCAAGACTGAGAAAAAAGAAGCAATATTCTTACAAGACAACGCAGACCATCTGCTGAAGCAAACATCTTGA